The following proteins come from a genomic window of Lycium ferocissimum isolate CSIRO_LF1 chromosome 4, AGI_CSIRO_Lferr_CH_V1, whole genome shotgun sequence:
- the LOC132051600 gene encoding pentatricopeptide repeat-containing protein At2g40240, mitochondrial-like: protein MLALRKLSTLKSSRFLSSLASIPGIPSCTYYDTRINQAGREGNFETVGHLLNKRVLDGFFNTNNTFKFITTTNLSILNNLLDTISQLENNFARKCSYDCLIARLSKMHCIKEATRVAEVMVSEGHAAANNATFHPIINALTKKEEFDEAWRVLDVMKSDGISPDLTAYNYLLTGYCFIGNLTSAARVVEKIDEEELGADTRTYDALVLGACRAGKLDAALALLRRMVDDGVSPLYCTHTHIINAFLKYNYYELAVEFVRCNAGRDLKLDAENFGVLATKLITRSRFEEAKELVKEMSERRLTMGPRLKDFYELNVRS from the coding sequence ATGCTAGCACTTCGCAAACTCTCAACCTTAAAATCGTCAcgttttctctcttctctcgcATCTATCCCAGGCATTCCCAGTTGCACTTACTACGACACGCGCATCAACCAAGCTGGCCGTGAAGGAAATTTCGAAACTGTCGGTCACCTTCTCAACAAGCGCGTGCTCGATGGTTTCTTCAACACAAACAACACCTTCAAATTCATTACCACAACTAACCTCTCTATACTTAACAATCTATTAGATACAATATCTCAATTAGAAAATAATTTCGCTAGAAAATGCTCTTACGATTGTCTAATCGCGCGTCTATCGAAAATGCACTGTATTAAGGAAGCCACGCGCGTTGCTGAAGTAATGGTGAGTGAAGGACACGCGGCAGCAAACAATGCCACGTTTCATCCTATAATTAACGCGCTAACGAAGAAAGAGGAATTCGATGAAGCGTGGCGCGTGTTGGATGTGATGAAATCCGACGGAATTAGTCCCGATTTGACCGCGTATAATTATCTGTTGACGGGTTATTGTTTCATCGGGAATTTGACATCTGCTGCTCGTGTTGTGGAAAAGATTGATGAGGAAGAGTTAGGGGCGGATACGAGGACGTATGATGCACTTGTATTAGGCGCGTGTAGAGCGGGGAAATTGGATGCGGCGTTGGCATTGTTGAGGAGGATGGTGGATGATGGAGTTTCGCCTTTGTATTGCACGCACACGCATATTATCAACGCGTTTTTGAAGTATAATTATTATGAACTGGCGGTTGAGTTTGTTAGGTGTAATGCAGGGAGAGACTTGAAATTGGATGCGGAAAATTTTGGTGTATTGGCGACCAAATTGATTACTCGAAGTAGATTCGAGGAAGCTAAGGAACTTGTGAAAGAGATGAGTGAAAGGAGATTGACAATGGGTCCGAGATTGAAGGATttctatgaattgaatgttaggTCGTGA
- the LOC132054384 gene encoding LOB domain-containing protein 21-like, whose product MKSNEPRSTSSCAACKFLKRRCTPNCQFAPYFRSDEPKKFANVHKVFGASNVIKILNEVPHDQREDTVNSLVYEAEVRLRDPVYGCIGAIASLQQKMAELQHDLMVTRSHLAYYEAKPSSTASCSFLDYDPLNANMPSVFVDTSVSGGFLDSFSQNIFNMDQSGSTNEFGQFPFP is encoded by the coding sequence ATGAAGAGTAATGAGCCTCGTTCAACATCTTCTTGTGCAGCTTGTAAGTTCTTGAAGAGAAGGTGCACTCCCAATTGCCAATTTGCACCATATTTCCGGTCAGACGAGCCCAAGAAGTTTGCGAACGTGCACAAGGTGTTTGGAGCTAGCAACGTGATCAAGATCCTGAATGAAGTACCACATGACCAGCGAGAGGACACTGTCAACTCGCTGGTCTACGAGGCTGAGGTGAGGCTCAGGGACCCGGTTTACGGTTGCATTGGAGCCATAGCGTCTTTGCAGCAGAAGATGGCGGAGTTACAACATGATCTGATGGTTACTAGATCTCATCTTGCTTACTATGAAGCCAAGCCTAGCAGCACAGCTTCTTGTTCATTCTTGGATTATGATCCTCTCAATGCCAACATGCCTTCTGTTTTTGTGGACACTTCGGTGTCTGGTGGATTCTTGGATAGCTTCAGCCAGAATATCTTTAACATGGACCAAAGTGGATCCACCAATGAATTTGGCCAATTCCCATTTCCATGA